A region of the Dickeya chrysanthemi NCPPB 402 genome:
ACGGCCCGGCAATGAAAAATCAAGCTGTACGGTACCACACTGCCAGGCGCGATCCAGGCAGTCATGCAGCGTAAATTCGATTTTCGGCCCGTAAAATGCACCCTCTCCCGGTTGATACTCAAACGGGAGACCGTTTTCAGTCAGTGCAGCGGCCAGATCTTCTTCCGCCCGATCCCACGTTTCATCGCTGCCGATACGTTTTTCAGGACGTGTTGACAATTTCACCACGATTTTTTCAAAACCGAAGGTGCTATACATGTCGTAGACCATCTTGATGCAGTTATTCACTTCATCACGTACCTGATCTTCGGTACAGAAGATATGAGCGTCATCCTGCGTAAAACCGCGTACGCGCATCAACCCATGTAGGGAGCCTGACGGTTCATTACGGTGGCAACTGCCGAACTCCGCCATACGCAACGGCAGGTCACGGTAGGATTTCAGCCCCTGATTGAAAATCTGCACATGGCCTGGGCAGTTCATCGGTTTGATGCAATATTCACGGTTTTCTGATGACGTCGTGAACATCGCTTCTTTGTAGTTTTCCCAGTGCCCTGTTTTTTCCCACAGCACGCGGTCCATCATGAACGGACCTTTTACTTCCTGATACTGGTACTCTTTGAGCTTCATGCGCACAAACGCTTCCAGCTCGCGGAAAATCGTCCAGCCGTCGTTGTGCCAGAACACCATACCCGGCGCCTCTTCCTGCATATGATACAGGTCCAGTTGCTTACCGATTTTACGGTGGTCACGTTTAGCGGCTTCCTCAAGACGCTGTAGGTAGGCACTTAACTGTTTCTTGTCTGCCCAGGCGGTGCCATAAATACGCTGCAACATTTTGTTTTTGCTGTCGCCGCGCCAATAAGCGCCTGATGTTTTTTGCAGTTTGAAATGATGACAGAAGCGCATGTTCGGTACGTGCGGACCACGGCACATATCGATATATTCTTCGTGGTGGTACAGCCCTGGACGATCGTCTCGGCTAATATTTTCATCAAGAATCGCCACCTTGTAGCTTTCGCCACGCGCCGTAAACGTATCACGCGCTTCCTGCCAACTGACTTTTTTCTTGACGACGTCGTAGTCTTTGCTTGCCAGCTCATGCATCCGCTTTTCAAGCAGTTCCAGGTCTTCCTGTGTCAGCGTGCGATCAAGATCAATGTCATAATAGAAACCATTGTCGATCACCGGGCCAATCGCCATTTTTGTATCAGGCCACAATTGCTTGATGGCATGACCCAGCAAGTGTGCACAGGAATGACGAATAATCTCCATCCCATCGTCATCTTTGGCGGTGATGATCGACAGTTGCGCATCAGACTCAATCACATCGACGGCATCGACCAGCTCGCCATTAACCCGACCGGCAATACAAGCTTTTGCCAGACCTGGGCCGATATCCAGCGCGACATCAAGAGGAGAAACGGCATGGTCATAATGACGCCGGCTGCCGTCAGGAAGCGTAATAACAGGCATGTAAATTCCCTTATCTGCAGTGGTGAGCCACACGAAAGCTCACGTGCAAAAGATAATTGCGTTTGATTTAGATGGTCGGAGGAAAAGGATTTAACCCACAATTGTTAAATCAGTTCCGCCCTGTTGGCAGGCAGCATGGCAAAGCACCGTGCGACAGTTCAGCAAGATGGGCCATGCTTAACCCGACGGCGTAGAGTAGCACCATGCACCTGGGGATGCTACCCATCAGCTCAAAACAGGCGGCAAATTAACATGTAACGTACAGAATAACCTGTAGTTTGTATCGAGCGCATTCACGCCTATCGACACAGAACATGCAGTCACCGTTCAGGGATCATATCCTTGAATAAGGCTTCCACCTCATTTTCTTTGGTTTCCGGCAATGTAGCAGGCTGCTCAGGCAAGGGCTCTGCGTCTTGTACCGTCATCGGCACCAAAGATTGTAATAATGCGATCTGTTGTTTCTGTTGTTCAACAATCTCATGCAGCAGTCTTATCTGCTCATTGGCCCGTACACTGGCCCGATTAATAAAGAACCAAACCAGAATCACCAGCAATACAATCAGAGCGACAAAAACCACTTCCAGCATGTCTGAAGCAAAACTACTCATGTCTAAAACCTGTTACATAATCTGACTCAGGCGCGCATTCTAGCACTGTGCCGCCAGAAAATTCGACATTCAATACCGTAATTCTGCCCGCCTGAGCCGGGTTTAGCGCATAAAAAAGCCTGTCGCAAGGACAGGCTCATTGCAGAATACCTCTACCGCCACCCATATCAGAACGGGTAATCGTGATATCCCATTTGATCAGAGATATTACGCGCCGCCGTATGCAACATGGCAACATATTCATGCTTATTGTCTTCTGAAAAACGAATCGTCGGAAAAGAAATACTTAACCCGGCAATCACCACACCAAAACGGTCAAACACCGGAACGGCAATACAACGCAAGCCTTCTTCCTGCTCTTCGTTGTCTTCGCCGAACCCTTGCTGACGAACCAGATCAAGTTGAGGCAACAGCTCTTCCGTATCAGCGATGGTGTGCACAGTACTGCGCTTGAATTCCACATGGGACAGAATTTCTCTGACCTCATCACGATCACGCCAGGCCAGCAATACCTTGCCTATCGCCGTACTGTGCAACGGATTCCGACGCCCAATACGCGAATACATACGCAGGTTGTACATAGAATCAATTTTATGGATATAAACGATGCTATCTTCATCCAGTGCGCCAAGGTGGATAGTTTCGCGGGTCAGCGCCGATAACTCGCGCATCTGAATATCCGCACTACGGATCAGATCAACGTTCTGCAGCGCTTTAGCGCCCAGCTCAAACAATTTCAACGTCAGCGAATATTTCTCTGACTCACCTTCCTGAGCAACATATCCCAGAGATTTCATCGTCTGTAGGAAACGATAAACAGTACTTTTAGACATCATTACGCGCTGTGAAAGTTCAGTAATGCCAATTTCACGCTCTTCGCCTAATGCCTGCAAAATACCAAAAACCTTTAAGACTGATGACACGGAATCGGGTTGTTTATCTAAATCTGCAATAGCCATTTTGGTGGTTACCCTACTCAGTATTTTTTGTTTTAAAAAAAATAGAACACTTGTTTTAGTATAAAGGGAACGCTTTGAACATGGCAATCGGGCATTACTATTACTGACAATCTGCTTAACATTTGTCCATCACAATAGTACTGCCTGATTAATAATCTTATTGTAAAAGCGAAAAAAAACCGCGCCCTTCATGGGCACGGCTGCAGGTACGGTTATTGCCACACGGAATCAGGCACTTTAGCCAGATACAACGCCGGCTTACCATCGACATCAGACGTAAACAGGATATGTTTATCATCCGGTGTGAAAGAGGGATGCGGATGCGTTACCTGGCGGTCACCTTCCAACACTTCCCATGAAGTATTATGTTGCGCGACCTGGAAATGTTTCCCGGTCTTCATGTTGAACACATACAGGAAAGGATCGTTCTCGATTTTGTAGCCACCGTCATCTTTCACGTCCACCGGCGCGTTACAACCATCCCCAACCATCAGAGATCCATCATAGTTACTCATCAGGTGGGAACAAGGCGGCATCTCTGTCAATTGACGGTTTTCCAGCGTGACAGGGTCAACGCTGCAAATGAAACGGTTGGTGCTGCCTTTCAGGTAAGAAACATAAGCCAGCGCAGAGCCATCCGGCACCCAGAATTCATGAGTACAGCTTTCCCCCGGCGCATGTTCTTTCACTTTGCGCATATTGGTGCCGTCTTCATTGATAAACCACATGCGGGCATCAACCAAATCATGTGGGCCTTCATGGCAGAACGCGACCGTATTGTCATCGCCAGGACGATAAATAGGATGACCCAACCACTGTTTTTCCTGCAGAATCGTCGTAGCTTCACCGGTTTTCAAGTCAATACGAATCAAACGGCAGCATGGATTGGTAAAATAGAATTCCTGGAATTTTTTCCAGTCGGTCAATGGCTTCCAATCCTCTTTCTTGATTTCGATACCCACCATCTTGGTGCAATCAGAGTTGGCAACCCAAGTACCGTACCCAACCCAATCATCCGGTACCTGATAAATATTGGTTTCTTCCAGTGTATTAAGATCAACGCGCATCAAATTACGTACATTTTTCACATAATAAAGCGCATCGTCATTCGGAGACAGGAAGCCGCCAAACGTATTGTCACCTGTACCTTCGGTCAGTTGAGTGGCTTGCTGCGTTTTCAGATCTAACAAGTAATAGTTCCACGGCCCATCAAAGGCGCCACCAAACAGCAGCTTGCTACCATCATTGGAAAAACATTTCTGATAGAAGTAGTTGCGGTGGCAGATGACATCGGGAGGGGTGAGACGCACCACTTCGGTGCCGGTGACTGAATCCTGGTAGGTATGGAACGTAAAAGAAAGCTTTTTACCTTTGGCCATCCGTAAATCCTTAGCGCTTATCGTGAAAAATTAGACGCTGCCAGATGAAAGATACCCGTCATCTCGGCAATCGCCTTGTTATATCAGTATTGTAGAAACAATGTTTCACTTTTCCGTGATCATGGTTTTATTTTATAAAACATTCTTTCCCTTTTCACGGACTGTTTGCGTTGGCGCAAGATTATTTTGTCAGACGTTGAACCGGATATGGCTGTAGCCATCGGGTAAGGGATAAAAAAACAAAGGCCCCGCAGGGCCTTTGCACATAACATCGTCATGGTAATTACTTCAGGTATTCACCCGAACGCAGCGCTTCAATACGCTTATCCAACGGCGGATGCGACATAAATAGTTCGCTGAGAGATTTAGACTTACCATTGATACAGAAAGCCATCATGCTGCTTGCTTCCTGCGGTTCATAGCTGGTCTTCAGGCGCTGTAATGCAGCAATCATCTTCTCGCGGCCGACCAGTTTTGCCGAACCGGCATCAGCATGGAATTCACGGTAACGAGAGAACCACATCGTAATGATGCTGGCCAGAATGCCAAATACCAGCTCCAACACCATCGAAACCGCCATATAAACCAGCGGGTTTCCATTGCTGCTTTCCTCGCTATCATCACGGTTGCCGGACAGAAAGCTGGTGACGATTTGCGCGATAATACGGGAAATGAAGATCACAAAAGTGTTCACCACCCCCTGCACCAACGTCATTGTCACCATATCACCGTTAGCAATGTGACTGATTTCATGAGCAATAACCGCCTCAGCCTCATCACGACTCATGTTCTGCAATAGCCCGGTGCTGACTGCAACCAACGAACTATTACGGCGAGCGCCTGTCGCGAATGCGTTAATATCGGGCGCATGATAAATAGCGACCTGCGGCATGGCGATACCTGCC
Encoded here:
- the thrS gene encoding threonine--tRNA ligase, with the protein product MPVITLPDGSRRHYDHAVSPLDVALDIGPGLAKACIAGRVNGELVDAVDVIESDAQLSIITAKDDDGMEIIRHSCAHLLGHAIKQLWPDTKMAIGPVIDNGFYYDIDLDRTLTQEDLELLEKRMHELASKDYDVVKKKVSWQEARDTFTARGESYKVAILDENISRDDRPGLYHHEEYIDMCRGPHVPNMRFCHHFKLQKTSGAYWRGDSKNKMLQRIYGTAWADKKQLSAYLQRLEEAAKRDHRKIGKQLDLYHMQEEAPGMVFWHNDGWTIFRELEAFVRMKLKEYQYQEVKGPFMMDRVLWEKTGHWENYKEAMFTTSSENREYCIKPMNCPGHVQIFNQGLKSYRDLPLRMAEFGSCHRNEPSGSLHGLMRVRGFTQDDAHIFCTEDQVRDEVNNCIKMVYDMYSTFGFEKIVVKLSTRPEKRIGSDETWDRAEEDLAAALTENGLPFEYQPGEGAFYGPKIEFTLHDCLDRAWQCGTVQLDFSLPGRLSASYVGENNERQVPVMIHRAILGSMERFIGILTEEFAGFFPTWLAPVQAVVMNITDSQSDYVSELTRKLQDAGIRVKADLRNEKIGFKIREHTLRRVPYMLVCGDKEVEAGKVAVRTRRGKDLGSMDVSEVITKLQKEIRSRSLHQLEE
- a CDS encoding YebO family protein, translating into MSSFASDMLEVVFVALIVLLVILVWFFINRASVRANEQIRLLHEIVEQQKQQIALLQSLVPMTVQDAEPLPEQPATLPETKENEVEALFKDMIPER
- the kdgR gene encoding DNA-binding transcriptional regulator KdgR; protein product: MAIADLDKQPDSVSSVLKVFGILQALGEEREIGITELSQRVMMSKSTVYRFLQTMKSLGYVAQEGESEKYSLTLKLFELGAKALQNVDLIRSADIQMRELSALTRETIHLGALDEDSIVYIHKIDSMYNLRMYSRIGRRNPLHSTAIGKVLLAWRDRDEVREILSHVEFKRSTVHTIADTEELLPQLDLVRQQGFGEDNEEQEEGLRCIAVPVFDRFGVVIAGLSISFPTIRFSEDNKHEYVAMLHTAARNISDQMGYHDYPF
- the ogl gene encoding oligogalacturonate lyase, which gives rise to MAKGKKLSFTFHTYQDSVTGTEVVRLTPPDVICHRNYFYQKCFSNDGSKLLFGGAFDGPWNYYLLDLKTQQATQLTEGTGDNTFGGFLSPNDDALYYVKNVRNLMRVDLNTLEETNIYQVPDDWVGYGTWVANSDCTKMVGIEIKKEDWKPLTDWKKFQEFYFTNPCCRLIRIDLKTGEATTILQEKQWLGHPIYRPGDDNTVAFCHEGPHDLVDARMWFINEDGTNMRKVKEHAPGESCTHEFWVPDGSALAYVSYLKGSTNRFICSVDPVTLENRQLTEMPPCSHLMSNYDGSLMVGDGCNAPVDVKDDGGYKIENDPFLYVFNMKTGKHFQVAQHNTSWEVLEGDRQVTHPHPSFTPDDKHILFTSDVDGKPALYLAKVPDSVWQ
- the htpX gene encoding protease HtpX — translated: MMRIALFLLTNLAVMVVFGLVLSLTGVQHNSMAGLIIMAGVFGFGGSIISLLMSKWMALRSVGGEVIEQPRDETERWLLETVRAQSQQAGIAMPQVAIYHAPDINAFATGARRNSSLVAVSTGLLQNMSRDEAEAVIAHEISHIANGDMVTMTLVQGVVNTFVIFISRIIAQIVTSFLSGNRDDSEESSNGNPLVYMAVSMVLELVFGILASIITMWFSRYREFHADAGSAKLVGREKMIAALQRLKTSYEPQEASSMMAFCINGKSKSLSELFMSHPPLDKRIEALRSGEYLK